One Natronomonas moolapensis 8.8.11 genomic region harbors:
- a CDS encoding NAD(P)/FAD-dependent oxidoreductase, with protein sequence MHVVVAGGGLAGLVAARHLAETGAEVELFEARERVGGRVRTRTVGGHTLDRGFQVLFTAYPAARRELDFEALDLRQFAPGATIARPNHRSTLADPLGDPSAALPTLLNRDVRTADKLRLFRLQRELRGRRWDEILGDDVGTIGAYLADRGFSRAFVERFAAPFYGGITLDRGLGTASSVFEYTFKALSEGDTVVPAGGMGEIPAQLRDRATAAGADVTTGIGVTGLETDPLVVETEAGERSPDAVVVATGPRTAAELTGVETPEGTRASTTVHCSIPEHQRLDTGSRIVLNAADAEPNTVAPMSAAAPEYAPEGRQLLSATFLGVREDDDEALGETVRSALSAWFPENHFGGFETVGVDRIEFAQFEQPPGFRSSLPAVDAPDGPVFLAGGFTEWSAIQGALASGRRAAEAALDTVR encoded by the coding sequence ATGCACGTCGTCGTTGCCGGTGGCGGCCTCGCTGGGCTGGTCGCCGCACGGCACCTCGCGGAGACCGGGGCCGAAGTCGAACTGTTCGAGGCGCGAGAGCGCGTCGGCGGCCGGGTCCGGACGCGCACCGTCGGCGGCCACACTCTCGATCGGGGGTTTCAGGTCCTTTTTACTGCTTACCCCGCGGCGCGGCGGGAACTCGATTTCGAGGCCCTCGACCTCCGGCAGTTCGCTCCCGGGGCGACGATCGCGCGGCCGAACCACCGTTCGACGCTCGCCGATCCCCTCGGCGACCCGAGTGCCGCCCTCCCGACGCTTCTGAACCGCGACGTCCGGACGGCCGACAAACTCCGACTCTTTCGGCTCCAGCGCGAACTCCGGGGCCGCAGGTGGGACGAGATTCTCGGGGACGACGTCGGTACCATCGGGGCGTACCTGGCCGACCGGGGCTTCTCGCGGGCGTTCGTCGAGCGCTTCGCTGCCCCTTTCTACGGGGGTATCACGCTCGATCGCGGGCTCGGGACCGCGAGTTCGGTGTTCGAGTACACGTTCAAAGCGCTCTCGGAGGGAGACACCGTCGTCCCCGCCGGCGGGATGGGCGAGATTCCGGCCCAGCTCCGGGATCGCGCGACGGCCGCGGGCGCGGACGTCACGACGGGGATCGGCGTCACGGGCCTCGAGACCGACCCCCTCGTCGTCGAGACCGAGGCCGGGGAACGATCGCCCGACGCAGTCGTGGTCGCGACAGGCCCGAGGACGGCCGCCGAGTTGACGGGCGTCGAAACGCCCGAGGGAACCAGAGCCAGCACGACCGTTCACTGCTCGATACCCGAGCACCAGCGCCTCGATACGGGCTCGCGAATCGTGTTGAACGCGGCCGACGCCGAGCCGAACACCGTCGCGCCGATGAGCGCGGCCGCCCCGGAGTACGCCCCCGAGGGCCGACAGCTGCTGAGTGCGACGTTTCTCGGTGTCCGCGAGGACGACGACGAGGCGCTCGGCGAGACCGTCCGGTCGGCGCTGTCGGCGTGGTTTCCCGAGAACCACTTCGGCGGCTTCGAGACCGTCGGCGTCGACCGGATCGAGTTCGCCCAGTTCGAACAGCCACCGGGATTTCGGTCGTCGCTTCCCGCTGTCGACGCGCCCGACGGCCCGGTGTTCCTCGCCGGTGGCTTCACCGAGTGGTCCGCGATCCAGGGCGCGCTGGCGAGCGGCCGGCGGGCCGCCGAGGCCGCGTTGGATACGGTCCGGTAG
- a CDS encoding methyl-accepting chemotaxis protein, which yields MDTDNHAVSADANDERLRIEDGLIVNAQGAVDVVHETSRSVDSQLASIREAAGAQVEDMDSVVDDVTDLSATIQEVAAGADEVSETTDRAAAAATEGREATDEAADAMTTAAAATRRVQTQVEALADHVERIDRVVETIDRIADETNLLALNASIEAARADDDAGFSVVAEEVKSLAEESRSETERIEDAVGEIQSVTADVSDALGSAVEAVETGTERIEAAESELDVVDEEMAAAAAGVDEVSTAVAEGADTSTRVADACSATADAARDIDRAVEAIDEERADTTDLLAEIDDALSSVRRRREARLEAARTVPTGIDDFDGGGLPVGSRSVIVTDTTDDPALERTVAETVAECCATAIDAGWAVSLSPPPALEQSTLADALRRHAGVTATDALAGDRLFVLDLFGSWSADDNVIDVTETGLERANERVDATRDRPLFVIGTVAGECELMGEAAARETAYENDGDVLGDDDLVLNVVDEASVSAQLRSFYTGAADRSCRIDSPGGR from the coding sequence ATGGATACAGACAACCACGCTGTCTCGGCGGACGCGAACGACGAACGGTTGCGCATCGAGGACGGACTGATCGTGAACGCACAGGGGGCCGTCGACGTCGTCCACGAGACATCCAGATCGGTCGACAGCCAGTTGGCTTCGATCCGCGAGGCCGCCGGCGCGCAGGTCGAGGACATGGACTCGGTCGTCGACGACGTCACCGACCTGAGCGCGACGATCCAGGAGGTCGCTGCGGGGGCCGACGAAGTGAGCGAGACGACCGACCGGGCGGCGGCCGCGGCGACCGAGGGGCGCGAAGCGACCGACGAGGCTGCGGACGCGATGACGACCGCCGCGGCGGCGACCCGACGGGTTCAGACGCAGGTCGAGGCGCTGGCCGACCACGTCGAGCGGATCGACCGGGTGGTCGAAACGATCGACCGGATCGCAGACGAGACGAACCTGCTCGCGCTCAACGCCTCCATCGAGGCCGCCCGCGCGGACGACGACGCCGGCTTCTCGGTCGTCGCCGAGGAGGTCAAATCGCTCGCCGAGGAGTCGCGCTCGGAGACCGAACGGATCGAGGACGCCGTCGGGGAGATCCAGTCCGTGACCGCCGACGTGAGCGACGCACTCGGCTCGGCCGTCGAGGCGGTCGAGACCGGGACCGAGCGGATCGAGGCAGCCGAGTCGGAACTCGACGTCGTCGACGAGGAGATGGCGGCGGCGGCGGCCGGCGTCGACGAGGTATCGACGGCCGTCGCGGAGGGGGCCGACACGAGCACGCGCGTCGCGGACGCCTGCTCGGCCACTGCCGACGCCGCCCGCGACATCGACCGGGCGGTCGAGGCGATCGACGAGGAGCGCGCAGACACCACCGACCTGCTCGCCGAAATCGACGACGCCCTCTCGAGCGTCAGACGACGCCGCGAGGCCCGCCTCGAGGCCGCCCGGACGGTCCCGACCGGCATCGACGATTTCGACGGCGGCGGCCTTCCGGTCGGTTCCCGAAGCGTGATCGTCACGGACACGACGGACGACCCGGCGCTCGAGCGCACCGTCGCCGAGACCGTTGCGGAGTGTTGTGCGACGGCGATCGACGCCGGATGGGCCGTCTCGCTGTCGCCGCCGCCGGCGCTGGAGCAGTCGACGCTGGCGGACGCGCTGCGCCGACACGCGGGGGTCACAGCGACCGACGCCTTGGCGGGCGATCGGCTCTTCGTGCTCGATCTCTTCGGCTCCTGGAGCGCCGACGACAACGTGATCGACGTGACCGAGACGGGGCTAGAGCGGGCCAACGAGCGGGTCGACGCCACGCGGGACCGGCCGCTGTTCGTCATCGGTACCGTCGCCGGCGAGTGCGAACTGATGGGCGAGGCAGCCGCTCGCGAGACGGCCTACGAGAACGACGGCGACGTGCTCGGCGACGACGATCTCGTGCTCAACGTCGTCGACGAGGCGTCCGTGTCCGCACAACTGCGCTCCTTTTATACTGGCGCGGCCGACCGGAGTTGCCGGATCGACTCACCCGGCGGACGGTAA